The following proteins come from a genomic window of Candidatus Auribacterota bacterium:
- the rpmC gene encoding 50S ribosomal protein L29, which produces MRDKTSEELNHLLAAWREELFNLNVRAMTGQMKQYSRVREIKKDIARVLTIVRGTRTASPVRDKESTAS; this is translated from the coding sequence ATGAGGGACAAAACGTCGGAGGAGTTGAATCATCTTCTCGCCGCCTGGCGTGAGGAGTTGTTCAACCTCAATGTGCGGGCGATGACCGGACAGATGAAGCAGTACAGCAGGGTGAGAGAGATAAAGAAGGATATCGCCCGGGTTCTCACGATTGTGAGGGGAACGCGTACGGCGAGCCCGGTTCGCGACAAGGAGAGCACGGCATCATGA
- the rpsD gene encoding 30S ribosomal protein S4 yields MARYTGPVCRLCRQEGMKLFLKGTRCEMAKCAIERGKPAPGMHGAKRRKLSSYGEQLREKQRLRRSYGILEEQFRILFNRAQKKKGITGDNLLKLLETRLDNVVFRLGFAVSRAQARQLVRHGHFRIKNHTVDIPSYQVRAGEIIEVKPKERCRKIIMKSIEVTEKRDVPAWLSVNRQDLKGEVLRSPERADITVPVNEQLVVELYSK; encoded by the coding sequence ATGGCAAGGTACACAGGACCCGTGTGCAGGCTCTGTCGGCAGGAGGGAATGAAGCTCTTCCTCAAGGGCACCCGCTGCGAAATGGCCAAATGCGCAATAGAGCGCGGCAAACCTGCTCCGGGCATGCACGGGGCGAAGAGGCGCAAGCTCTCTTCCTACGGGGAACAGTTGCGCGAGAAGCAGAGGCTGCGCCGCTCATATGGCATTCTCGAGGAGCAATTCAGGATCCTGTTCAACAGGGCGCAGAAAAAGAAGGGGATCACCGGAGACAATCTGCTCAAGCTCCTGGAGACGAGGCTGGACAATGTGGTATTCCGGCTCGGGTTTGCCGTCTCGCGCGCGCAGGCCCGGCAGCTGGTGCGGCATGGCCATTTTCGCATCAAGAACCACACGGTTGATATCCCCTCATACCAGGTGAGGGCGGGCGAGATCATAGAGGTAAAGCCAAAGGAGCGCTGCCGCAAGATAATCATGAAGAGTATCGAGGTCACTGAGAAGAGGGATGTCCCGGCGTGGCTCTCGGTGAATCGGCAGGATCTGAAGGGGGAGGTCCTCAGGTCTCCGGAGAGAGCAGATATTACCGTGCCGGTCAATGAGCAGCTCGTGGTAGAGCTCTATTCGAAATAA
- the rpsE gene encoding 30S ribosomal protein S5 produces the protein MSGTPGIEEKVVSINRCAKVVKGGRRFSFSALVVSGDRNGRVGYGFGKANEIADAIRKASEAARRQSLFVPRRNTTIPHETMGAFGGARVLLKPAAPGTGIIAGGGTRVVLDLAGVKDILAKSLKSKNPVNVVKATFDALQQLRTREQLMQARGVD, from the coding sequence ATGTCAGGGACTCCGGGAATCGAGGAGAAGGTGGTGAGCATCAACCGCTGCGCGAAGGTGGTGAAGGGCGGTCGCCGCTTCAGCTTTAGCGCGCTGGTGGTGAGCGGAGACAGGAATGGGCGCGTCGGCTACGGTTTTGGGAAGGCGAACGAGATCGCTGATGCGATCAGAAAGGCTTCCGAAGCTGCCAGGAGACAATCGCTCTTCGTGCCGAGGCGGAATACCACGATACCTCATGAGACCATGGGGGCCTTTGGCGGCGCGCGGGTCTTGCTGAAGCCAGCCGCTCCCGGCACGGGTATTATCGCCGGCGGGGGGACACGGGTGGTCCTGGATCTCGCGGGGGTGAAGGATATACTGGCGAAATCGCTTAAATCAAAGAACCCCGTCAATGTGGTGAAGGCCACCTTTGACGCGCTTCAGCAATTGCGCACCAGGGAACAACTGATGCAGGCGAGAGGGGTAGACTGA
- the map gene encoding type I methionyl aminopeptidase, with product MIIIKSANEIGKMRVSSRIAAEVMGILEKMVAPGVRTVELDRVAARLIQERGGRSAFKGYRGYPAHVCISVNEEVVHGIPGERVLEAGDIVSVDVGVEHDGYCGDMARTFTVGEVNGTKARLVEVTRLAVEDAVGMARSGGRLFDISRAIERRATSSGFSVVRDYVGHGIGATLHEDPQIPNFGKPHTGPKLKSGMTFAVEAMINAGTYAVRVLPDGWTVITQDRKASAHFEDTIVITGDGPEVLTCQKRKMP from the coding sequence ATGATCATCATAAAATCCGCGAATGAAATAGGGAAAATGCGCGTGAGCAGCCGCATCGCCGCGGAGGTCATGGGCATACTGGAGAAAATGGTCGCGCCTGGGGTGCGCACGGTGGAGCTCGACCGGGTGGCTGCCAGGCTCATTCAGGAGCGCGGCGGCCGCTCAGCCTTTAAGGGGTACCGGGGTTATCCCGCGCACGTATGCATTTCTGTGAATGAGGAAGTGGTGCATGGGATCCCCGGCGAGAGGGTTCTGGAAGCGGGCGATATCGTGAGCGTTGACGTGGGGGTGGAGCACGACGGCTATTGCGGCGATATGGCGCGTACCTTCACGGTGGGGGAAGTGAACGGCACGAAGGCCCGCCTCGTGGAGGTGACGCGGCTCGCAGTTGAGGACGCGGTGGGCATGGCGCGGTCTGGCGGCAGGCTCTTCGATATCTCTCGCGCGATCGAGCGCCGCGCGACGTCGAGCGGGTTCTCGGTGGTCCGTGACTATGTGGGGCACGGTATCGGTGCAACGCTCCACGAGGATCCGCAGATCCCCAATTTTGGCAAGCCGCATACCGGGCCGAAGCTCAAATCAGGCATGACGTTTGCGGTGGAGGCGATGATCAATGCGGGAACCTATGCCGTAAGGGTGCTGCCGGATGGCTGGACAGTCATCACGCAGGACAGGAAAGCATCCGCCCACTTCGAGGACACTATTGTCATCACGGGGGACGGCCCTGAGGTTTTGACATGCCAAAAAAGGAAGATGCCATAA
- a CDS encoding type Z 30S ribosomal protein S14 — translation MAKTCLIVKSQRKPKFKVRHYHRCRKCGRSGGYLRKFQLCRICFRMLASRGEIPGVVKASW, via the coding sequence ATGGCGAAGACCTGTTTGATAGTGAAGTCCCAGCGGAAGCCCAAGTTTAAGGTCCGCCACTATCACCGCTGCAGGAAGTGCGGGCGCTCGGGCGGCTACCTGCGCAAGTTCCAATTGTGCAGGATATGCTTCCGGATGCTCGCCTCGAGAGGCGAAATTCCGGGGGTGGTGAAGGCGAGCTGGTAG
- the rpsC gene encoding 30S ribosomal protein S3, with protein MGQKVNPIGLRLGINQEWRSKWYAGKREFGTLLNEDIKIRNHIKERLSLAGVARICIERYGKKVRITIWSARPGIVIGRKGSEIDKLRDDLEKLSGREIVLDVTEIKKPELEAQLVAENVALQLLKRVSFRRAMKRAVSLTMDAGAQGIKINCAGRLGGAEIARSEGYREGKIPLHTLRAIIDYGFAEAHTPYGQIGVKAWIYKGEKAPAREVTGHGAPAQKE; from the coding sequence TTGGGTCAGAAAGTAAATCCGATCGGCTTGCGGCTTGGCATTAATCAAGAGTGGCGGTCGAAGTGGTATGCCGGCAAACGCGAGTTTGGCACGCTCCTCAACGAGGATATCAAGATACGGAACCATATCAAGGAGCGGCTCAGTCTCGCCGGTGTCGCGCGCATTTGCATTGAGCGATACGGGAAGAAGGTCAGGATCACTATATGGAGCGCGAGGCCGGGAATTGTGATCGGCAGAAAGGGCTCAGAGATCGACAAGCTCCGGGACGATCTCGAGAAACTGTCCGGCCGGGAGATCGTACTGGACGTGACCGAGATAAAGAAACCGGAGCTCGAGGCGCAGCTCGTCGCGGAGAACGTGGCGCTCCAACTGCTGAAAAGGGTCTCTTTCCGCAGGGCGATGAAGCGGGCGGTGTCGCTCACAATGGATGCGGGCGCCCAGGGGATTAAGATCAATTGCGCCGGCCGCCTCGGCGGGGCTGAGATCGCCAGATCCGAGGGGTACCGGGAGGGGAAGATACCGTTGCACACCCTGCGCGCCATCATTGATTATGGTTTCGCCGAGGCGCACACGCCCTACGGGCAGATCGGCGTCAAGGCGTGGATTTATAAGGGTGAAAAGGCGCCGGCGAGGGAGGTGACTGGACATGGTGCTCCAGCCCAAAAAGAGTAA
- the rplX gene encoding 50S ribosomal protein L24 produces MQIKMRVRKDDLVIATAGKERFSKKTGRVLKVFPQRGRVIVEGFSLSKRHMRPTQKNPKGGIVQKERSIRVSNIMLYCSKCQRGVRVGNRVLADGTRVRYCRKCGEVVGKT; encoded by the coding sequence ATGCAGATAAAGATGCGGGTAAGAAAAGACGACCTCGTCATCGCCACCGCGGGGAAGGAGCGTTTTTCAAAGAAGACGGGGAGGGTGTTGAAGGTATTCCCCCAGCGGGGCAGGGTGATCGTTGAGGGCTTCAGCCTCTCGAAGAGGCACATGCGCCCCACCCAGAAGAATCCGAAGGGGGGTATTGTTCAGAAGGAGCGTTCCATCCGCGTCTCCAATATCATGCTATACTGCTCCAAGTGCCAGCGGGGAGTTCGAGTCGGGAATAGAGTGCTCGCCGACGGCACCAGGGTGAGATACTGCAGGAAGTGCGGAGAGGTTGTAGGGAAGACATGA
- a CDS encoding adenylate kinase — protein sequence MRLILLGPPGAGKGSQAKVLCAKFGIPHISTGDMFREAYTQGTTLGRMAHDNYWGKGELVPDDITVGLVRERIARDDCRARGFLLDGFPRTLPQAEKLDQLLNELNQSLDKVIYMKTSQEVILQRLGGRRVCKSCGANYHVVNMPPRIEGACDACGGNLYQRPDDAEDTVLNRLGVYEAQTAPLIKYYKNQELLATVNSDTPVQGTYAQVLTVMNQQ from the coding sequence ATGAGATTGATATTGCTGGGCCCGCCCGGCGCGGGTAAGGGATCACAGGCGAAGGTGCTGTGCGCAAAATTCGGGATCCCGCACATTTCGACGGGGGATATGTTTCGCGAGGCGTACACACAGGGCACCACGCTGGGGCGCATGGCGCACGACAACTACTGGGGAAAGGGTGAGCTTGTGCCTGACGATATCACCGTGGGGCTGGTGCGGGAGCGGATTGCGCGGGACGATTGTCGCGCGCGTGGGTTTCTCCTCGACGGCTTCCCGAGGACCCTCCCCCAGGCGGAAAAACTGGATCAGCTCCTCAATGAGTTGAATCAGTCGCTTGATAAGGTCATTTACATGAAGACCTCCCAGGAGGTGATCCTCCAGCGGCTCGGCGGCAGGAGGGTCTGCAAGTCGTGCGGAGCAAACTACCACGTCGTGAACATGCCGCCAAGGATCGAGGGCGCGTGCGATGCCTGCGGCGGGAATCTGTACCAGAGGCCTGATGACGCTGAGGATACGGTCCTGAACCGCCTCGGGGTGTACGAGGCGCAGACCGCGCCGCTCATAAAGTATTATAAAAACCAGGAGCTTTTGGCCACCGTCAACAGCGATACCCCGGTGCAGGGGACGTACGCTCAGGTTCTCACGGTGATGAATCAACAATGA
- the infA gene encoding translation initiation factor IF-1: MPKKEDAIRVEGIVVEVLPNTMFRVDLPNGHRVLAHISGKMRMHFIRILPGDKVLLEMSPYDLTKARIVYRVK; this comes from the coding sequence ATGCCAAAAAAGGAAGATGCCATAAGGGTTGAGGGGATCGTTGTGGAGGTTCTGCCCAACACGATGTTCAGGGTGGATCTGCCGAATGGTCATCGCGTGCTCGCGCACATATCGGGGAAGATGAGGATGCACTTCATACGCATCCTCCCCGGGGATAAGGTGTTGCTTGAGATGTCGCCGTATGATCTCACGAAGGCGAGGATCGTGTACCGCGTCAAGTGA
- the secY gene encoding preprotein translocase subunit SecY, whose product MISAFRNMFRIGELRSRILFTLALIIVYRLGAYVPTPGVDAKALSMFFAELQRTQGTGGNLFGLMNMFSGGALSQCTIFALGIMPYISASIILQLLTAVVPSLERMAKEGEVGRRKINQYTRYGTVLLCLFQAGMISRFLENPASFGGRVIIPHPGWATRLMIMMTITTGTVFIMWLGEQITENGIGNGISLIITAGIISRLPNAIYEVYELARTGNIRPYAVVGMAVLAALVVAAVVLVTEGQRRIPIQRPKQIRGRKIYSAQSTYIPLRVNQAGVIPIIFASSILLFPATVGGFVQTEWLKTAMGMLRPGAFLYTLLEVVLIVFFCYFYTAITFNPIDLADNMKKSGAFVPGIRPGKPTAEFFERTMNRITLPGAIFLAAIAVSPSVIAGYMNISYTISQFFGGTGLLIIVGVMLDTMRQVESHLVMRHYDGFMRKGKIRGR is encoded by the coding sequence ATGATATCGGCGTTCAGGAATATGTTCAGGATCGGCGAACTGCGCAGCCGTATTCTCTTCACGCTCGCCCTGATCATCGTGTACAGGCTCGGTGCCTATGTCCCGACCCCCGGTGTCGATGCGAAGGCCCTCAGTATGTTCTTCGCGGAACTGCAGCGCACGCAGGGCACGGGGGGGAACCTCTTCGGCCTCATGAATATGTTCTCAGGGGGAGCCCTGAGCCAGTGCACGATCTTCGCGCTCGGGATCATGCCCTACATCAGTGCGTCCATCATTCTCCAGCTGCTCACCGCGGTGGTCCCCTCGCTCGAGCGGATGGCGAAGGAGGGGGAGGTGGGGAGGAGAAAAATAAATCAGTACACCCGCTACGGGACGGTGCTCCTCTGTCTCTTCCAGGCGGGTATGATCAGCCGATTCCTCGAGAACCCTGCGAGCTTCGGAGGGAGGGTGATCATTCCTCACCCGGGCTGGGCGACCCGACTCATGATCATGATGACCATCACGACGGGGACGGTGTTCATCATGTGGCTGGGTGAGCAGATCACCGAGAATGGGATCGGGAATGGTATTTCGCTGATCATCACGGCGGGGATAATCTCCCGCTTGCCGAACGCGATTTATGAAGTCTATGAACTCGCCCGGACGGGCAATATCCGCCCCTATGCGGTCGTCGGCATGGCGGTGCTCGCGGCGCTGGTGGTGGCGGCGGTGGTACTGGTCACTGAGGGCCAGCGGCGGATACCCATCCAGAGGCCGAAGCAGATCCGCGGCAGGAAAATTTACAGCGCTCAGAGCACGTATATTCCGCTTCGGGTAAACCAGGCGGGAGTAATCCCGATCATTTTTGCCTCTTCGATCCTCCTCTTCCCCGCGACCGTCGGGGGCTTTGTGCAGACCGAGTGGCTCAAGACGGCGATGGGCATGCTTCGCCCCGGGGCGTTTCTGTACACCCTGCTGGAGGTGGTGCTGATTGTTTTCTTCTGCTACTTTTACACGGCGATCACCTTCAACCCGATTGACCTGGCGGACAATATGAAAAAGAGCGGCGCATTTGTGCCCGGCATCAGGCCCGGCAAGCCCACGGCGGAATTCTTTGAGAGGACCATGAACCGCATCACGCTCCCCGGGGCCATATTCCTCGCGGCGATCGCCGTGTCGCCCAGTGTGATTGCCGGGTACATGAATATCAGCTACACCATCTCCCAATTTTTTGGAGGCACGGGGCTGCTGATTATTGTCGGCGTCATGCTGGACACGATGCGGCAGGTCGAATCCCACCTCGTGATGAGGCACTACGATGGTTTCATGCGAAAGGGAAAGATACGAGGAAGGTAA
- the rpsK gene encoding 30S ribosomal protein S11: MAEDKEQKPQRVVKKRVARCGPRGIAHVMATFNNTIVSIADAKGNVVVWASAGSSGFKGARKSTAFAATVVASNCGKRALAQGMREIEVNVKGPGAGRESAVRALQAAGLQITAIRDVTPIPHNGCRPPKRRRV, translated from the coding sequence ATGGCGGAGGACAAAGAGCAGAAGCCGCAACGAGTGGTCAAGAAAAGGGTTGCGAGGTGCGGCCCCAGGGGGATCGCGCACGTCATGGCGACCTTTAACAATACGATTGTCAGCATCGCGGACGCAAAGGGCAATGTGGTGGTGTGGGCGAGCGCGGGTTCCTCAGGGTTCAAGGGGGCGCGGAAGAGCACTGCCTTTGCCGCCACGGTGGTGGCGAGCAACTGCGGCAAGCGCGCGCTCGCACAGGGGATGCGGGAAATCGAAGTCAATGTCAAGGGGCCTGGCGCGGGGCGGGAATCGGCGGTGAGGGCTCTCCAGGCTGCCGGACTCCAGATCACGGCTATCCGCGACGTCACCCCCATACCGCACAATGGGTGCCGGCCGCCGAAGAGGCGGCGTGTATAG
- the rplP gene encoding 50S ribosomal protein L16: MLQPKKSKFRKAQRGTMKGHATRGATVAFGEYGLQSLESAWITTTQIEAARVAITRHMKRHGKVWIRIFPDKPVTKKPAETRMGKGKGPPETWVAVVRRGRIIFEIDGITEGMAQETMSRAAAKLGIRTRFVSRGGTP, encoded by the coding sequence GTGCTCCAGCCCAAAAAGAGTAAGTTCAGAAAAGCCCAGCGGGGTACGATGAAGGGGCACGCGACGAGGGGGGCCACGGTTGCCTTCGGCGAATACGGCCTCCAGTCGCTCGAGAGCGCGTGGATTACCACCACGCAGATCGAGGCGGCGAGGGTTGCCATCACACGGCACATGAAACGCCATGGGAAGGTCTGGATACGGATATTCCCGGATAAGCCAGTGACCAAAAAGCCGGCGGAGACCAGGATGGGGAAGGGCAAGGGGCCGCCCGAGACCTGGGTGGCGGTGGTGAGGAGGGGGAGGATCATCTTCGAAATAGACGGAATCACTGAGGGCATGGCTCAGGAGACGATGAGCCGGGCGGCGGCAAAGCTGGGGATCAGGACGCGATTTGTGTCGCGGGGCGGGACACCATAA
- the rplN gene encoding 50S ribosomal protein L14: MIQLRTRCDVADNTGARLIACVKVLGGTRRRYAHIGDVIIASVKEASPDGIIKKGEVVRGVIVRTRQPIRREDGSLLRFDTNAVVIIDDQNNPKGTRIFGPVARELRDKNFMKIISLAPEVI, translated from the coding sequence ATGATACAGCTTCGTACACGGTGTGATGTCGCCGATAATACCGGTGCGCGCCTCATCGCGTGCGTGAAGGTGCTGGGTGGTACGAGAAGGCGCTACGCGCACATAGGGGATGTCATCATTGCGTCCGTCAAGGAAGCTTCCCCGGACGGGATAATCAAAAAGGGTGAGGTTGTCCGTGGCGTGATCGTGAGAACCCGACAGCCAATCCGCCGTGAGGATGGTTCGCTGCTCAGATTCGATACGAACGCGGTGGTCATCATCGACGACCAGAACAACCCGAAAGGGACGAGAATATTCGGTCCGGTCGCCAGGGAGCTGAGGGATAAGAACTTTATGAAAATCATATCGCTCGCCCCGGAGGTCATTTAA
- the rplV gene encoding 50S ribosomal protein L22, whose protein sequence is MKESRAVGNYIRVAPRKARLVVDLIRGRSVTDALNTLGLCRKRAAHTVRKILVSAMANAAAKDTPERFVVREAFVDEGPTLKRHMPRAMGRATIIRKRMSRITIVIEEQEEKAKPLPQKKSGRQRANIK, encoded by the coding sequence ATGAAAGAATCACGGGCAGTCGGTAATTACATACGGGTGGCGCCGCGCAAGGCGCGCCTGGTGGTTGATCTCATCCGCGGCAGGAGTGTCACCGACGCGCTGAACACGCTGGGCCTCTGCCGCAAGAGGGCGGCTCACACGGTGAGGAAAATCCTCGTATCGGCCATGGCGAATGCCGCGGCGAAAGATACGCCTGAGAGATTCGTGGTGAGGGAGGCCTTTGTTGATGAGGGGCCGACGCTCAAGAGACATATGCCCCGCGCGATGGGGCGGGCAACAATAATCAGGAAGCGGATGAGCCGTATCACCATCGTCATCGAGGAGCAGGAGGAGAAGGCGAAGCCGCTCCCTCAGAAGAAAAGCGGGCGACAGAGAGCGAATATAAAATAA
- the rpsM gene encoding 30S ribosomal protein S13, with protein MPRIVGIDIPKEKRIEVALRYIYGIGPTKASQVCTQASVNPDTRAKDLTEEEIAKITSVIQSSCMVEGDLRREVAQNIKRLMSIGCYRGIRHRRGLPVRGQRTSTNARTRKGPRKTVGVKRKASMKKQGGTE; from the coding sequence ATGCCGAGAATTGTGGGTATTGATATACCGAAGGAAAAAAGGATCGAGGTGGCCTTGAGGTACATCTATGGGATCGGCCCCACGAAGGCGTCCCAGGTGTGCACTCAGGCGAGCGTGAATCCGGATACCAGGGCGAAGGATCTGACGGAGGAGGAGATTGCCAAGATCACCTCCGTGATTCAGAGCAGCTGCATGGTCGAGGGCGACCTGCGCAGGGAGGTGGCGCAGAATATCAAACGGCTCATGAGCATCGGGTGCTACCGGGGGATACGGCACAGACGCGGCCTGCCGGTGCGCGGCCAGCGGACGAGCACGAACGCGCGCACGCGGAAGGGGCCCCGGAAGACAGTCGGCGTGAAGCGCAAGGCGTCAATGAAAAAACAGGGCGGGACTGAATAA
- the rplE gene encoding 50S ribosomal protein L5, producing the protein MVRLLDKYRTEIVPAMMKQFGYKNKLQVPRLKKIVINMGVGEATQDTKILDDAAADLALIAGQRPVLTRSRKSISNFKLRAGATVGCKATLRGKIMYEFLDRLVSVALPRIRDFRGAPLTSFDGRGNYTLGLSEQVVFPELELDKVKRVQGMDIVVVTSSRTDEEAKTLLQLMGVPFAKK; encoded by the coding sequence ATGGTCAGATTGCTTGACAAGTACAGGACTGAAATCGTGCCCGCAATGATGAAGCAGTTCGGGTACAAAAATAAGCTTCAGGTGCCGCGGCTCAAGAAGATTGTCATCAATATGGGCGTGGGCGAGGCTACCCAGGACACGAAGATACTCGATGACGCAGCGGCGGATCTCGCGCTCATTGCGGGACAGCGGCCGGTGTTGACGAGGTCGAGGAAGAGCATCTCGAACTTCAAACTGCGCGCGGGCGCCACGGTCGGCTGCAAGGCGACGCTCAGGGGAAAGATCATGTACGAGTTCCTTGATCGCCTGGTGAGCGTGGCGCTGCCGCGGATAAGGGATTTCAGGGGCGCGCCCCTCACGTCATTCGATGGGCGTGGCAACTACACGCTCGGACTCTCCGAACAGGTTGTGTTCCCCGAACTTGAACTGGACAAGGTGAAGCGAGTGCAGGGAATGGATATCGTGGTGGTCACCTCCTCAAGGACTGATGAGGAGGCGAAGACATTGCTTCAGCTCATGGGCGTGCCGTTTGCCAAGAAGTAA
- the rpsH gene encoding 30S ribosomal protein S8, with product MTMTDPIADMLTRIRNANRSRSEYVDIPKSKLKLELVRILKSEGFIEDFKMMDAESQGFIRVFLKYTKGGEQVIRGIKRASTPGRRHYVGVEEIPRPFGGLGVAILSTSKGIMNNTQSKAQGLGGEVICYIW from the coding sequence ATGACAATGACTGATCCGATCGCGGATATGCTCACGAGGATAAGGAATGCGAATAGATCGCGAAGCGAATATGTGGATATTCCAAAATCAAAGCTCAAGCTCGAGCTCGTCAGGATTCTCAAGAGCGAGGGGTTCATAGAAGACTTTAAAATGATGGACGCCGAGTCTCAGGGGTTCATACGGGTTTTTCTCAAGTACACCAAGGGCGGCGAACAGGTGATCCGCGGCATTAAGCGGGCGAGCACGCCCGGCCGCAGGCACTACGTTGGGGTCGAGGAGATTCCCCGGCCGTTCGGGGGATTGGGGGTTGCCATCCTCTCCACCTCCAAGGGGATCATGAACAACACTCAGTCGAAGGCCCAGGGGCTCGGCGGTGAGGTGATCTGTTACATTTGGTGA
- the rplR gene encoding 50S ribosomal protein L18: MRGIDKTRWRRKMRVRKKIQGTAARPRLCVSRSNMHIYAQLIDDASGKTLAAVSTLSPIYREKSSAKGKKEAAKVVGGLIAEMAKAKGIERVVFDRNRHRYHGRVKAVAEGAREGALKF; encoded by the coding sequence ATGAGAGGGATTGACAAGACACGCTGGAGAAGGAAGATGCGCGTGCGCAAGAAGATTCAGGGCACGGCCGCCCGGCCGAGGCTGTGTGTGTCCCGTAGCAACATGCACATCTACGCGCAGTTGATTGATGACGCGAGCGGCAAAACACTCGCCGCCGTTTCAACCCTTTCGCCGATCTACCGGGAGAAGTCATCCGCCAAGGGGAAGAAAGAGGCGGCCAAGGTCGTCGGCGGCCTCATTGCTGAGATGGCGAAGGCAAAGGGAATCGAGCGTGTAGTTTTTGACAGGAACCGGCACCGCTACCACGGGCGTGTGAAGGCCGTGGCCGAGGGTGCGCGAGAAGGGGCGCTGAAATTTTAA
- the rpmJ gene encoding 50S ribosomal protein L36, with protein MKVKASVKRICEKCKIVRRKGVVRVICTNPRHKQRQG; from the coding sequence ATGAAAGTAAAAGCATCGGTCAAGAGAATCTGTGAAAAGTGCAAGATCGTGCGCCGCAAGGGAGTGGTGCGGGTCATCTGTACGAACCCGAGACACAAGCAGCGGCAGGGCTAA
- the rpsS gene encoding 30S ribosomal protein S19: MARSLKKGAFVDEKLLGKIERLNRLNERRPVKTWARRSMIVPDFVGHTFSVHNGRKFIPVFVTESMVGHRLGEFSPTRTFRKHGFHTEKAVAVK, translated from the coding sequence ATGGCACGATCGTTAAAAAAGGGTGCGTTCGTGGACGAGAAGCTGCTCGGCAAGATCGAGCGCCTCAATCGGCTGAATGAACGGCGGCCGGTCAAGACATGGGCGCGGAGGAGCATGATTGTACCTGACTTCGTTGGACACACGTTCTCGGTGCACAACGGGAGGAAATTTATACCTGTGTTTGTCACGGAGAGCATGGTCGGGCACAGGCTCGGTGAATTCTCCCCCACGCGCACGTTCAGAAAGCATGGCTTTCACACGGAGAAGGCGGTCGCCGTTAAATAG
- the rplF gene encoding 50S ribosomal protein L6 — protein sequence MSRVGKKPVDVVAGVQATGEAGRLTVKGPRGELSLKLPLGISVRQEGQQLLVECAPDTKKGGALHGVTRTLIANMVRGVSEGYEKALQIVGVGYKAKVEGQKLVIQLGFSHPINYDIPPTIKISIGKENTLTISGCDKQLVGKVAAEIRGFYPPEPYKGKGIRYKDELVRRKAGKAVATTAAT from the coding sequence ATGTCACGGGTAGGAAAGAAGCCGGTCGACGTGGTCGCGGGTGTTCAGGCCACGGGCGAAGCCGGTCGCCTCACGGTGAAAGGTCCCCGGGGTGAACTCAGTCTGAAGCTGCCCCTTGGCATCTCCGTGAGGCAGGAGGGGCAGCAGCTCCTGGTGGAGTGCGCGCCGGATACCAAGAAAGGCGGCGCGCTGCACGGGGTCACGCGCACCCTCATCGCCAATATGGTGAGAGGTGTCTCCGAGGGCTACGAGAAGGCGCTCCAGATTGTGGGTGTGGGATACAAGGCAAAAGTCGAGGGGCAGAAGCTCGTGATACAGCTCGGCTTTTCGCACCCCATCAATTACGATATCCCTCCAACCATCAAGATAAGCATCGGGAAGGAGAATACCCTGACGATTTCGGGCTGTGATAAGCAGCTCGTGGGAAAGGTGGCAGCGGAGATTCGAGGTTTCTATCCCCCCGAGCCTTACAAGGGCAAGGGGATTCGATATAAGGACGAGTTGGTGCGCCGCAAGGCAGGGAAGGCCGTCGCGACCACTGCGGCCACCTGA